One Pyrococcus furiosus DSM 3638 genomic window, AACCAGTGGAGGGTACGGGATCATCACTTAGCGTTGAGCTCGGTCCTGGGTTATTAACCTCAATTTATGATGGAATTCAGAGGCCCTTGGAAGTGTTGAGGGAGAAGAGTGGTCACTTCATAGCTAGAGGTATTAGTGCTCCAGCCCTTCCAAGGGACAAGAAGTGGCACTTTACTCCCAAAGTTAAAGTGGGAGATAAGGTTGTTGGCGGGGATATAATAGGAGAAGTTCCTGAAACTAGCATAATTGTTCACAAGATAATGGTACCCCCAGGAATTGAAGGGGAGATCGTAGAGATCGCGGATGAGGGAGAGTATACAATAGAAGAAGTGATTGCAAAGGTTAAAACACCTAGTGGGGAAATAAAGGAACTCAAGATGTATCAGAGGTGGCCTGTTAGAGTTAAGAGGCCTTACAAGGAAAAGCTTCCTCCTGAAGTTCCTCTCGTTACGGGGCAGAGGGTTATCGATACATTCTTCCCACAGGCTAAAGGTGGAACTGCGGCAATTCCTGGACCCTTCGGAAGTGGTAAATGTGTTGACGGGGATACTTTAATTCTCACAAAGGAGTTTGGCTTAATCAAAATTAAAGATCTCTATGAAAAGCTTGATGGAAAGGGAAGAAAAACCGTCGAAGGAAATGAAGAATGGACAGAACTGGAAGAACCAATCACTGTCTATGGTTATAAAAACGGTAAGATAGTAGAGATAAAAGCCACCCATGTCTACAAGGGAGCTTCTTCTGGAATGATTGAGATCAAAACAAGAACTGGGAGAAAAATAAAGGTTACTCCAATTCACAAGCTGTTTACAGGTAGGGTAACAAAAGATGGCCTTGTTCTTGAGGAAGTAATGGCCATGCATATAAAGCCAGGAGATAGAATAGCAGTTGTAAAGAAGATAGATGGCGGTGAATACGTCAAACTAGATACCTCGAGTGTAACCAAAATAAAAGTTCCAGAGGTTCTTAATGAAGAACTTGCAGAATTCCTTGGATACGTAATAGGAGATGGTACATTAAAGCCAAGAACTGTCGCAATATACAACAATGATGAATCCTTACTTAAAAGAGCAAACTTCTTGGCCATGAAACTCTTTGGAGTTAGTGGAAAAATAGTTCAAGAGAGAACTGTTAAGGCACTACTCATCCACAGTAAGTATTTAGTTGACTTTCTCAAAAAGTTAGGGATTCCAGGAAACAAGAAGGCTAGAACATGGAAAGTTCCTAAAGAGTTGTTACTTTCACCTCCAAGTGTAGTTAAGGCTTTCATAAATGCCTATATTGCTTGCGATGGTTACTACAATAAAGAAAAGGGAGAAATCGAAATAGTAACGGCATCTGAAGAAGGAGCTTACGGGCTTACATATCTACTTGCAAAGCTTGGAATATATGCAACAATTAGGAGGAAGACTATAAATGGCAGGGAATACTATAGGGTTGTCATAAGTGGAAAGGCTAACCTTGAAAAGTTAGGAGTTAAAAGGGAGGCAAGAGGCTACACAAGCATAGATGTAGTTCCAGTTGACGTTGAGAGTATATACGAGGCATTAGGAAGGCCTTATAGTGAACTAAAGAAGGAAGGAATTGAAATCCACAACTACTTAAGTGGAGAGAACATGTCATATGAGACCTTTAGGAAGTTTGCTAAAGTAGTGGGTCTCGAGGAGATAGCAGAGAACCATCTTCAGCACATCCTCTTTGATGAAGTTGTTGAAGTGAACTACATCTCCGAGCCCCAGGAAGTGTATGACATAACAACAGAAACTCACAACTTCGTTGGAGGTAACATGCCAACACTCCTTCACAACACAGTGACCCAGCATCAATTGGCAAAATGGAGTGATGCTCAGGTTGTAGTTTACATTGGATGTGGGGAGAGAGGTAATGAGATGACTGATGTTTTGGAAGAATTTCCAAAGCTTAAAGATCCAAACACGGGGAAGCCACTTATGGAGAGAACTGTTCTTATTGCAAACACATCCAACATGCCTGTGGCTGCTAGAGAGGCTTCAATTTACACGGGAATAACAATAGCGGAATACTTTAGAGACATGGGATATGACGTTGCGTTGATGGCAGATTCAACTTCGAGATGGGCTGAAGCGTTGAGAGAGATTTCTGGAAGACTTGAAGAGATGCCCGGTGAAGAAGGATATCCAGCTTACCTAGCCTCAAGACTTGCAGAATTCTATGAGAGAGCTGGGAGAGTGGTGACTCTAGGAAGTGACTATAGGGTGGGAAGTGTTAGTGTTATAGGTGCAGTTTCTCCGCCAGGTGGAGACTTCTCAGAGCCAGTAGTTCAGAATACTTTGAGAGTTGTAAAGGTGTTCTGGGCCTTGGATGCTGATCTGGCTAGAAGAAGGCACTTCCCTGCAATCAACTGGCTAACAAGTTATTCACTTTATGTTGATGCCGTTCAAGACTGGTGGCATAAGAATGTTGATCCCGAGTGGAGAAGGATGAGAGACAAGGCTATGGAGTTGCTACAGAAGGAGGCAGAGTTGCAGGAAATAGTTAGAATTGTTGGTCCCGATGCCCTTCCAGAGAGGGAGAGAGCTATTCTGTTAGTTGCAAGAATGTTAAGAGAAGACTACCTCCAGCAAGATGCTTTCGATGAAGTAGATACTTACTGTCCACCACAAAAGCAAGTAACAATGATGAGGGTATTGATGACCTTCTATGAGAGGACGATGGATGCAATCTCTAGGGGAGTGCCTTTAGAGGAGATTGCAAAGCTTCCAGTGAGAGAAGAAATTGGAAGAATGAAGTTTGAGCCAGATATAGAGAAGATAAGAGCTCTTATCGATAAGACCAATGAGCAATTTGATGAGCTCCTGAAGAAGTACGGGGCGTGATGGAAATGGCTAAGGAGTACTCAACAATTAGCAGGATTTATGGTCCTCTAATGATTGTAGAAGGAGTCAAGGGAGTAGCTTACGGTGAAGTAGTTGAGATAGAGACTGAGTGGGGAGAAAAGAGAAAAGGGCAAGTGTTGGATGCTAGAGAGAACTTAGCAATAGTCCAGGTCTTTGAGGGAACGAGGGATCTTGACATAAAAACCACACGTGTCCGCTTTACTGGAGAAACCCTCAAAGTTCCCGTTAGCATGGACATGCTTGGAAGAATATTCAACGGTATCGGAAAGCCAATTGATGGCGGTCCAGAAATAATTCCTGAAGATAGAAGGGATGTTCACGGTGCACCCCTTAATCCAGTTGCTAGAGCTTATCCGAGGGATTTCATACAGACAGGTATTTCTGCAATAGATGGTATGAACACTCTCGTTAGAGGACAGAAGCTTCCAATATTTAGTGGTTCAGGTTTGCCCCACAACAAGCTGGCCGCTCAAATTGCAAGACAGGCAAAAGTTCTTGGTGAGGAGGAGAGCTTCGCAGTAGTGTTCGCTGCAATGGGTATAACCTATGAGGAAGCCAACTTCTTCAAGAAGAGCTTTGAAGAAACCGGAGCAATTGAGAGAGCTGTCCTCTTCCTGAACTTAGCTGATGACCCTGCAATAGAGAGAATAATTACTCCCAGAATGGCCTTGACCGTTGCTGAATACTTAGCCTTTGACTATGACATGCACGTGCTGGTAATTCTAACTGACATGACCAACTACTGTGAGGCTTTGAGAGAAATTTCAGCTGCTAGAGAAGAAGTCCCAGGAAGAAGAGGATATCCAGGTTACATGTATACTGACCTAGCTACAATTTACGAGAGGGCTGGTAGGGTTAGAGGAAAGAAGGGAAGCATAACCCAGATGCCGATTCTCACTATGCCTGATGACGATATAACCCACCCAATCCCAGATTTGACTGGATATATTACTGAGGGACAGATAGTTCTCAGCAGAGATCTCCACAGGAGAGGAATTTACCCACCAATTGACGTTCTGCCATCCCTCTCAAGATTGATGAAGGACGGTATCGGAAAGGGAAGAACAAGAGAAGATCACCCACAACTAGCCCAGCAGCTTTATGCTGCGTACGCTGAGGGAAGAAGCCTCAGAGATTTAGTTGCAGTAGTGGGTGAAGAAGCTCTCAGTGAGACAGATAAGAAGTATCTTGAATTTGCGGATCGCTTTGAAAGAGAATTCGTAGCCCAGGGATACGATGAAGATAGAAGTATAGAGGAAACTCTCGACCTGGGATGGGAGCTCTTGGCAATACTGCCAGAGACAGAACTCAAGAGGGTAAAGAAGGAAATGATCATGAAGTATCATCCAAAGTATAGGGGTCGCTCTTCCTAACTTTACAATTTTAGCAGAGGGTGATCTATAATGCCAGAGATCCTGAAAGTTAAGCCAACAAGAATGGAGCTACTTAAGCTCAAAAGAAGAGTTAAGTTAGCTGAAAGGGGCCATAAGCTTCTAAAAGAAAAGCAAGATGCTCTAATAATGGAATTCTTCACCATTTACGATGAAGCTTTAAGCATGAGAAGAGAGCTAATAAAGAAAATTGGGGAGGCTTTTGAGGCTTTGAGATTGGCTCAGGTAGAAGTGGGAAGTGTAAGGCTTAAGGAAATTGCCATCGGAGTCAACCCGAACAAGGAGATAGAAGTTAGAAGTAGAAATATTATGGGGGTTAGGGTCCCACTGATTGAAGTTCCTGAACTAAAGAGAAAGCCAAGTGAGAGAGGGTATGCTTTCATATCAACGTCTTCTGCAGTAGATGTTGCAGCTGAAAAATTTGAAGAGGTTTTAGAGTTGGCAATAAGACTTGCTGAAGTTGAAGAATCTTTGAAAAGATTAGGTAAAGAAATTGAGAAAACCAAGAGAAGAGTCAATGCTTTAGAGTACATAATAATTCCCAGGATGAAAAATACAATAAAGTTCATTGAGCAGCATTTGGATGAAATGGAGAGAGAAAACTTCTTCAGGCTCAAGAGAATTAAGGCATTGCTTGAGGCTAGAGAATCAATGTAATTTTTTTTATTTCGGGTTTGGGTGAAGTCTTATGGAGAGGTTATACTATATTGATCCCTATCTAAAGAAGGCAACCGCTAAAATAGTTGATTTAAAATTTGAGGGAGATAACGTTAAAGTCGAGTTGGACAGGACTATATTTTATCCAGAAGGGGGCGGACAACCTGGGGATAAAGGAGTTATCAAAGGCGAGGGTTTTGAAATAATAGTAGAAAATACTATCGAAAAAGAGGGAAGAATATTTCACATTGGAAAGCTAATTGGAAAAACTCCTAATAAAGGGGATAGTGTTGAGCTTGAGCTGGATTGGGACTGGAGATATGGAAATATGCAAATTCATACAGGCCAGCACATTCTTTCTGCTGTTTTGAAGAAAATGTATAATTTAGATACAACTGGTTTTACAATCTTCGGTGAATATGCTAAAATTGAAGTAAATGGGGAGATTACTTGGGACATAATTGAAAGAGCCGAGTTAGAGGCAAATAAGATTATCATTAGTGATTTGCCAGTAATAATTGAGGAATATCACGAACTTCCTGAGGAATTGGCTTCAGAGCTTAGAAAAAGTGTGGCTAAGGTAAAAGGAAAAATTAGGATTGTTAAGATTGGTGATGTTGACATAACACCATGTGGAGGAACTCACGTTAGATCAACTAAGGAAGTTGGTATAATAAAAGTTCTCAGGTTCTACAAGAAATCGAGAGATCTTTGGAGGATAGAGTTCACATGTGGATTTAGGGCTATAAGGGAGATTAATATAATTCTGCAAGATTACTTGAATTCTTTGGAGCTAATGTCAAATAAAAATCCTCCCCTGGTTAAGCGGGTTAAGGAATTATTGGACACAACTAACTCCCTTGAAGAAAAGATAGAAGAGTTAAGAAGAGAGATTTGGGAATGGAAAGGCAAAGCGCTCATAGAAAAGGCTACTAAAATTGGGGATTATCTTGTAGTTACTTATGTTGAATCTTGGGACATGAAAGATGCCCAAGCATTTGCGGTGGATTTTGTGAAGAGAAATCCGAAAACGATACTACTGTTAGCAAGCGAAAAATATGTGGTCTTTGCTAGGAATGAAAATGTTCCAGTCTCAATGAGGGAATTGTTCAGAAAAGTTGCAAGTGAACTTGGAGGAAAAGGAGGGGGAACCGATAATTTGGCTAGGGGTAAAGTAGATGCTAAACCTGAGACTATTTTGAGTGTTGCCTTAGAAAAGGTTAAAGAGACCTTACAATTAGATTAAGCTTTTTCTCAACTAATTCCCATTGCCACTCTGGAACCTTTGGTTTTTCTACTTTTTTCAGAGCTTTTTCTCTGTCCAATAGTCCGTAACGCACTAGAGCCGCTATTCTTCTATGCTCAAATGAGTATCCATGCTTTTCCCAGTATCTTTCAAGAGCAGGGCCTAGAATAAGGCAGTTACTTGTGTATCCTGGGAGTTCTGGTAGCTTAAAGGGCAGCTTCTTGAGGATTTCCATTCTCTCTTTTTCACTCATTAGCGATAGAAGTCTTATCTGAATTATTCCTCCACTCATTAGTCTATAGGGGTGATGACCAAAGGGCAACTCATGTCCACTTATAATGTATTTGTACCCTTTCTCTAGAGCATACTTTCTTAAGGCCTCCATAGTTCTTCTGGAACACTTCCGGCAGGGGGATTTGGCCTTTAACAGAGCATCCTTAAAAATTTCTGAATAATCCTCTCTTATTATAGTTAAGGGCACATTAAGGTATTCAGAAACTTTCTTTGCGTTTTCAATGGCCTGAGGAGCCATAAAACCATGATCTACCATTACAGCCTCAACATCTATGTCATATTCTTCTTTTGCTAAATATAGGGCTACTGTGCTGTCTTTACCCCCAGAATAAGCTACTATTGCCTTATCAACCTGGGATAATAGCTCTTCCAGCTCTTTTCTTATTTTTATTTTATCTGGAGGGTGCTCTAGAAATGCCTTGCACTCTTTACATATTGGCCTTCCGTTCACTGTTAGAATTTTCGTTATTCTCTCGTCATTTATACAGAGTGAGCACTTCAATACCATGGTGGTTGGCTTTTTACAAGTTTTCTTTTAATACTTTTAGGTGCTGGGTAATGATCCACCGAAATTTAAATATCCAGCTTACTTCTCTTTACCAGAGGTGCAACTTCTCTGGCTACCCTCCTAACGCTGTAGAGAGTTATTGGATCCATTTGCTTAAGCTGAACTAATATACATCCACTTATCCTTACATCTATGTATTTCTTTGCTTCCATCGCAGCTTTTAACAGTTCTCTTATGCTTTCAGCTCTTTCAAAATCTAATCCTGCCTTCTTCAGTCTTTCCACGTTTAGTTCGTGAATTGTCAAGGGTTGAAGATGCATTTCATCTATCCCCAGGGAGGCAGCAAGCTCTGCTATTTTTGGAATATCTTCATCGTTAATTCCTGGCATAAATATTGTTCTGACAACTGAACGAACACTATCATCTTCTCCAACTATTTTTAGAGCATTTACAACTTGTTCAAATGTGTCTGCGTTTGCTATTCTTTTGTGCTTCTCCTTATCTGCTGCATTTAGGCTTATCATTACCAAATCAAAATCGAGCTTTTCCCAAAGTTCTCTCGTTAGTAACGAGCCGTTTGTTTGAAGGTCAAGTCTGGCTTCTGGAAATCTTTCTCTAAGAATCCTGTTGACCTCGATTATTCTGGGACTTAGCAAGGGTTCTCCATACTGGGAAACTGTTATAGCCTTTGGATTCTCCCAACCATAATACCCAGGGGAGGGGGCTCTTCCAAGCTTTACAGCCACATTAGAGTAGCAGAATATGCAGTCGTGATTACATGCTGGTGTCAGCTCGTAGCTTGGATGGTGAACTGGATTTGGATTACTTAAGTCTAATCCTTCACAGTAGTTGCAGTGAGTAGGCCAGGTTATCTCTTCCACGAACTTTTTTAAGACTCTTGCCTCTTTATTTTCAAGCTTTTGGGGTTCAATTCCCATTAACTTTGCGAACTCTTCCCAGGTATATTTTTTCATTTTTCATCCCTCACAACGGCTTAATTCTTCCATCTGGTGTCCTTGAGTACTTCCCAAATTCCGTATTAATCAACTGCTTTCCACTAAATACGGGGCCATCTCTACATACAAGGTATGGTCCTAAAGCACAACTACCACAAACTCCAATTCCACACTTCATGTACCTCTCTGCAGAAACTTCTACATTCTCAAATTCCATAATCTCCAATATCTTTGCAAGCATAATTTCTGGTCCGCATGCATAAACGTAATCGAACTCTGATCGCCTTTCCATTAACACATCAGTTGGAAATCCCTTAATCCCGTAACTTCCATCATCAGTTGTTATAATTACCTCATCTACGTAACTTTCTATGTCTTTTGGCAGAGCTATTTCTTCCTTTGTCCTTGCTCCATAAATAAGGATACTCCTTTTAAAATTGCCATATTTTGCCAAAGCATAGATGGGAGGTATTCCAATTCCCCCTGCAATTAGTGCTACACTCTTTCCTTTCCCACTAAATCCATGCCCATAAGGCCCTCTAATCCACACATAATCTCCCTCTTTTAGTTTGAAAAGCTCATTTGTAAATCTACCTACCTTCTTCACCATAATTAAGTTTTTATCAGCTAAACTAAGGGGTTTTTCTTCAACTCCTGGGAGCCAGAGCATGATGAACTGCCCTGGAGTGAATTCAAGTTTTTCACTTAATCTAAATGCTTTAATGTTCTTCGCTACTTCCCAAGTTTCTTCTATGCTTACCCTTCTTAACAATTCTCTCCCCCCTGGGCTTTCCTATTATCTCATCTTCTTCCATTACTACTTCTCCCCTAATTATTGTCATTATAACTTTTCCCTTAACCCTCCATCCTTCGTATGGGGTCCATCCAGCTTTAGTGTAGAGGTTATCTGCCCTTATGGTCCACTCCCTTTTCATGTCAACAATTGTAAAATCAGCATCTTTTCCTTTTTCAAATCCCTTGTTTTCTATTCCAAATATCTTTATAGGGTTAATGTGCATTTTTTCTACTATATCCTGTAAGGTTATCAACCCCTTGTTTACAGCATCTAGAAGAAGTGGAACTTCTGTTTCCAAACCTGGCAATCCAGCTGCTCCCGCCTCTTTATCTTCCAATGTGTGTGGAGCGTGGTCACTAGCTATTACTGGAACTTTGTCTATGTTTTTCCATAATGCTATCCTATCTTCCTCGCTTCTTAAGGGAGGATAAACCTTTAGGAGAGGATTTTTATCGTAGTCAGATCTAGTTAAGAACAAGTGATGAGGAGTCACCTCGAAGCTCAGCATTTCAAGTCTGGAGTCAAGAAGCAGCTTAAGTCCTTTGGCCGTGGAAATGTGGCAGATATGAGCTGGTTTTTTATGTGTTTTTACAGCTTCAATAACTCTTTCTATAGCTCTTATCTCTGCTATTGGGGGTCTTTCAGGATATTTTTGGATTATTTCATAGTCTTCTGCATGGATTGAAACTATGTCGAGAGCTCTTATATAATCTTCTTCAAAGTTCTTTGAATAAATTCCCCCCGTTGAGGCACCCATAAATATCTTATAGAAATCGGCCTCTACAGGTTTGTTTCCAGCAAGTAAGAAGCCGAGGGCATAGTCTGCGTAGCTTTTTCTTTTAAATAAATGCTCCCTAAGTTTGAGAGTCTTTTCATCCATTATAGGGGGCTTTGTGTTGGGCATGTCAAATACTACCGTAATCCCTCCATGAACTGCTGCTTTTGTTCCACTTTCTATGCTTTCTTTATAACTTTCCTCAAAATCTCTCAAATGAACATGAACATCTATAAGTCCAGGGAGTATTACCTTCCCCTTATCAACCTTTATCTTGTGGTCTCCTTTTATTTCCCTCAACGAAATTTTTGATATTTTTCCATCTTCAATCCCAATATACCCCTCAATTGTTCTTTTATCCAGAAGAAATTTACCTTCTAAGACAACTTCCATGCTAATCACCAAGATTTGGTTTGATAGATCTTGGTTCTTAAACTTTTTTTGAATTTCTAATGTTCTATAAAATCCTTTGTAAGTCTTTTGTGACCTTTTATCCATTACTAACTTGCTTACACGGAGAAACTTCGTTTCTTCTAGTGTAGTCCCTCAGATATTACCAATTTTTTCTTTTCTAGAAATATTTTTGCGTTTTTTGTTTCAGGATAGTAATCCTTAAATATTGATTCTGATGTATAGAATTATGCCTTGAACCCTATATTTAAACTGAGGCGACATACGTTTGAGATACCTGGCAGGTGATATGCAATGAGGAAAAAACTTGTTGGAATATTGACAATATTGGTTGCTTTGGGCATGTTAGTAAGCCCACTTCTAAAGCCAGTAGCAGCAGAGGATCAGAAGGTTCTTA contains:
- a CDS encoding V-type ATP synthase subunit A, whose protein sequence is MPAKGRIIRVTGPLVIADGMKGAKMYEVVRVGELGLIGEIIRLEGDKAVIQVYEETAGLKPGEPVEGTGSSLSVELGPGLLTSIYDGIQRPLEVLREKSGHFIARGISAPALPRDKKWHFTPKVKVGDKVVGGDIIGEVPETSIIVHKIMVPPGIEGEIVEIADEGEYTIEEVIAKVKTPSGEIKELKMYQRWPVRVKRPYKEKLPPEVPLVTGQRVIDTFFPQAKGGTAAIPGPFGSGKCVDGDTLILTKEFGLIKIKDLYEKLDGKGRKTVEGNEEWTELEEPITVYGYKNGKIVEIKATHVYKGASSGMIEIKTRTGRKIKVTPIHKLFTGRVTKDGLVLEEVMAMHIKPGDRIAVVKKIDGGEYVKLDTSSVTKIKVPEVLNEELAEFLGYVIGDGTLKPRTVAIYNNDESLLKRANFLAMKLFGVSGKIVQERTVKALLIHSKYLVDFLKKLGIPGNKKARTWKVPKELLLSPPSVVKAFINAYIACDGYYNKEKGEIEIVTASEEGAYGLTYLLAKLGIYATIRRKTINGREYYRVVISGKANLEKLGVKREARGYTSIDVVPVDVESIYEALGRPYSELKKEGIEIHNYLSGENMSYETFRKFAKVVGLEEIAENHLQHILFDEVVEVNYISEPQEVYDITTETHNFVGGNMPTLLHNTVTQHQLAKWSDAQVVVYIGCGERGNEMTDVLEEFPKLKDPNTGKPLMERTVLIANTSNMPVAAREASIYTGITIAEYFRDMGYDVALMADSTSRWAEALREISGRLEEMPGEEGYPAYLASRLAEFYERAGRVVTLGSDYRVGSVSVIGAVSPPGGDFSEPVVQNTLRVVKVFWALDADLARRRHFPAINWLTSYSLYVDAVQDWWHKNVDPEWRRMRDKAMELLQKEAELQEIVRIVGPDALPERERAILLVARMLREDYLQQDAFDEVDTYCPPQKQVTMMRVLMTFYERTMDAISRGVPLEEIAKLPVREEIGRMKFEPDIEKIRALIDKTNEQFDELLKKYGA
- a CDS encoding ATP synthase subunit B, with translation MAKEYSTISRIYGPLMIVEGVKGVAYGEVVEIETEWGEKRKGQVLDARENLAIVQVFEGTRDLDIKTTRVRFTGETLKVPVSMDMLGRIFNGIGKPIDGGPEIIPEDRRDVHGAPLNPVARAYPRDFIQTGISAIDGMNTLVRGQKLPIFSGSGLPHNKLAAQIARQAKVLGEEESFAVVFAAMGITYEEANFFKKSFEETGAIERAVLFLNLADDPAIERIITPRMALTVAEYLAFDYDMHVLVILTDMTNYCEALREISAAREEVPGRRGYPGYMYTDLATIYERAGRVRGKKGSITQMPILTMPDDDITHPIPDLTGYITEGQIVLSRDLHRRGIYPPIDVLPSLSRLMKDGIGKGRTREDHPQLAQQLYAAYAEGRSLRDLVAVVGEEALSETDKKYLEFADRFEREFVAQGYDEDRSIEETLDLGWELLAILPETELKRVKKEMIMKYHPKYRGRSS
- a CDS encoding V-type ATP synthase subunit D, which translates into the protein MPEILKVKPTRMELLKLKRRVKLAERGHKLLKEKQDALIMEFFTIYDEALSMRRELIKKIGEAFEALRLAQVEVGSVRLKEIAIGVNPNKEIEVRSRNIMGVRVPLIEVPELKRKPSERGYAFISTSSAVDVAAEKFEEVLELAIRLAEVEESLKRLGKEIEKTKRRVNALEYIIIPRMKNTIKFIEQHLDEMERENFFRLKRIKALLEARESM
- a CDS encoding alanyl-tRNA editing protein yields the protein MERLYYIDPYLKKATAKIVDLKFEGDNVKVELDRTIFYPEGGGQPGDKGVIKGEGFEIIVENTIEKEGRIFHIGKLIGKTPNKGDSVELELDWDWRYGNMQIHTGQHILSAVLKKMYNLDTTGFTIFGEYAKIEVNGEITWDIIERAELEANKIIISDLPVIIEEYHELPEELASELRKSVAKVKGKIRIVKIGDVDITPCGGTHVRSTKEVGIIKVLRFYKKSRDLWRIEFTCGFRAIREINIILQDYLNSLELMSNKNPPLVKRVKELLDTTNSLEEKIEELRREIWEWKGKALIEKATKIGDYLVVTYVESWDMKDAQAFAVDFVKRNPKTILLLASEKYVVFARNENVPVSMRELFRKVASELGGKGGGTDNLARGKVDAKPETILSVALEKVKETLQLD
- a CDS encoding 7-cyano-7-deazaguanine synthase, translated to MVLKCSLCINDERITKILTVNGRPICKECKAFLEHPPDKIKIRKELEELLSQVDKAIVAYSGGKDSTVALYLAKEEYDIDVEAVMVDHGFMAPQAIENAKKVSEYLNVPLTIIREDYSEIFKDALLKAKSPCRKCSRRTMEALRKYALEKGYKYIISGHELPFGHHPYRLMSGGIIQIRLLSLMSEKERMEILKKLPFKLPELPGYTSNCLILGPALERYWEKHGYSFEHRRIAALVRYGLLDREKALKKVEKPKVPEWQWELVEKKLNLIVRSL
- a CDS encoding radical SAM protein is translated as MKKYTWEEFAKLMGIEPQKLENKEARVLKKFVEEITWPTHCNYCEGLDLSNPNPVHHPSYELTPACNHDCIFCYSNVAVKLGRAPSPGYYGWENPKAITVSQYGEPLLSPRIIEVNRILRERFPEARLDLQTNGSLLTRELWEKLDFDLVMISLNAADKEKHKRIANADTFEQVVNALKIVGEDDSVRSVVRTIFMPGINDEDIPKIAELAASLGIDEMHLQPLTIHELNVERLKKAGLDFERAESIRELLKAAMEAKKYIDVRISGCILVQLKQMDPITLYSVRRVAREVAPLVKRSKLDI
- a CDS encoding dihydroorotate dehydrogenase electron transfer subunit, with translation MLRRVSIEETWEVAKNIKAFRLSEKLEFTPGQFIMLWLPGVEEKPLSLADKNLIMVKKVGRFTNELFKLKEGDYVWIRGPYGHGFSGKGKSVALIAGGIGIPPIYALAKYGNFKRSILIYGARTKEEIALPKDIESYVDEVIITTDDGSYGIKGFPTDVLMERRSEFDYVYACGPEIMLAKILEIMEFENVEVSAERYMKCGIGVCGSCALGPYLVCRDGPVFSGKQLINTEFGKYSRTPDGRIKPL
- a CDS encoding dihydroorotase — encoded protein: MEVVLEGKFLLDKRTIEGYIGIEDGKISKISLREIKGDHKIKVDKGKVILPGLIDVHVHLRDFEESYKESIESGTKAAVHGGITVVFDMPNTKPPIMDEKTLKLREHLFKRKSYADYALGFLLAGNKPVEADFYKIFMGASTGGIYSKNFEEDYIRALDIVSIHAEDYEIIQKYPERPPIAEIRAIERVIEAVKTHKKPAHICHISTAKGLKLLLDSRLEMLSFEVTPHHLFLTRSDYDKNPLLKVYPPLRSEEDRIALWKNIDKVPVIASDHAPHTLEDKEAGAAGLPGLETEVPLLLDAVNKGLITLQDIVEKMHINPIKIFGIENKGFEKGKDADFTIVDMKREWTIRADNLYTKAGWTPYEGWRVKGKVIMTIIRGEVVMEEDEIIGKPRGERIVKKGKHRRNLGSSEEH